A genomic segment from Gorilla gorilla gorilla isolate KB3781 chromosome 3, NHGRI_mGorGor1-v2.1_pri, whole genome shotgun sequence encodes:
- the LOC134758409 gene encoding uncharacterized protein yields MLGTVASPRPGSLFSPPLAVIKPSYEQGFKSSLPHPQVYRAAPELSEMLRCGGQRRGRGIALCSLVPKLSLIRSGAGVKSNMNVKYCGKMESFQSRQRGPSAGGPGRPESLLPRVRLREALLLAEDCRGNVGEGEMGGGLHRSSRVVVRLVAEGADGARFGNTPHCILFHFTSTKEESRIGGRPPSCFLMQITQHSNRKSKLQGLLLRGALEKEERNARGRDGVGGGGRSALQSRPLPPASLEGGSGTCARSSSPGLCASAWRLPGKNLIYFLPSRVSSLPPRAAPFRRPEPAPGPRGCSGERGLGVPGGVRAPPHPRALLGGDIQELKEIPQEEVETSERRGNRLFCKKTERRLEGLRKAADGSQDNSARPVHQGNFNPTRTQAKTIYICVYIYIYIYELTQNRATLVPTPPQVGRHIQVALSADGTWRLAGVALWRSRSPVSSYEVSLLLQSSLQRGDLATSLPLGFPVNPL; encoded by the exons ATGCTGGGAACCGTCGCTTCTCCCCGGCCGGGCTCGCTGTTTTCTCCTCCGCTCGCCGTCATCAAGCCCAGCTATGAGCAGGGCTTTAaatcctccctccctcacccGCAGGTTTACCGAGCAGCCCCGGAGCTCTCAGAGATGCTGCGCTGCGGCGGCCAGAGGAGGGGTAGGGGCATTGCCCTCTGCAGCCTAGTGCCCAAATTGTCACTCATCCGGTCTGGTGCC GGTGTGAAAAGTAATATGAATGTGAAATACTGTGGGAAAATGGAGAGTTTCCAAAGCAGGCAGCGAGGCCCCTCCGCTGGCGGGCCTGGAAGGCCAGAATCCCTGCTGCCCCGAGTGCGGCTCCGGGAGGCGCTGCTACTGGCCGAGGACTGCAGAGGGAATGTCGGGGAGGGGGAGATGGGTGGAGG ACTGCATCGGAGCAGCCGGGTGGTGGTACGGCTGGTAGCAGAAGGTGCAGATGGTGCCAGGTTTGGAAACACACCCCACTGCATATTATTCCACTTCACGAGTACTAAGGAGGAGTCCAGAATTGGTGGCCGTCCTCCCTCTTGTTTTCTCATGCAAATAACTCAACACTCTAATCGTAAATCAAAGCTCCAGGGCCTACTTTTGCGAGGGGCactggagaaagaagagagg AATGCGCGGGGTCGAGACGGAGTCGGTGGCGGGGGCCGCAGCGCTTTGCAAAGCCGGCCTCTGCCCCCGGCCTCCTTGGAGGGCGGTAGCGGGACCTGCGCTCGCAGCTCCTCCCCAGGGCTGTGCGCTTCGGCCTGGCGGCTGCCGGGCAAAAAcctcatttatttccttccttcccgaGTGAGCTCACTTCCTCCCCGCGCCGCTCCCTTCCGTCGGCCGGAACCCGCTCCTGGGCCGCGCGGCTGCAGCGGGGAGCGCGGACTCGGGGTGCCGGGCGGTGTCcgcgcccctccccaccccagggccCTTCTCGGGGGAGATATCCAGGAGCTGAAAGAGATTCCTCAGGAGGAAGTGGAAACCTCTGAAAGGAGAGGAAACCGCCTCTTTTGCAAGAAAACTGAGCGCCGGCTGGAAG GCCTAAGGAAAGCAGCCGATGGCTCCCAAGACAACTCTGCCCGTCCAGTACACCAGGGCAACTTCAACCCCACTAGGACCCAGGccaaaaccatatatatatgtgtatatatatatatatatatatatgaattaacGCAAAACAGAGCCACTTTGGTGCCTACCCCTCCACAAGTAGGTAGGCACATCCAGGTAGCTCTGTCAGCAGATGGGACCTGGCGCCTTGCAGGGGTAGCCCTATGGAGATCCAGAAGCCCCGTTTCGAGCTACGAAGTCTCTCTTCTACTGCAGTCTTCTCTCCAGCGTGGAGATCTAGCAACTTCCCTCCCCCTGGGATTCCCTGTGAATCCACTCTAG